A stretch of Henckelia pumila isolate YLH828 chromosome 4, ASM3356847v2, whole genome shotgun sequence DNA encodes these proteins:
- the LOC140860895 gene encoding peptidyl-prolyl cis-trans isomerase FKBP16-1, chloroplastic: MEPPALQFRVQFLKLSGFASIRRIQEFKVAAQKQWKGGFPAIAAQKLPRRAILPLIGVNMIFANVCAVFAAPVKELKEPEMLRILKLASGVRIQDVVEGQGREASEGDLVEFNYVCRRSNGYFVHSSVDQFSGESSPVILPLDDKQIIKGLKEVLIGMKVGGKRRALIPPSVGYVSETLQPIPEEFGPRRSLLSHAKEPLVFEVQLLKVL, encoded by the exons ATGGAACCTCCTGCGCTTCAATTCCGTGTCCAATTTCTCAAGCTCTCCGGTTTTGCAAG TATCAGGAGAATCCAAGAATTCAAGGTTGCTGCACAAAAACAATGGAAGGGTGGATTTCCAGCGATTGCAGCCCAGAAATTGCCGAGAAGAGCGATTCTGCCACTCATAGGAGTTAATATGATCTTCGCTAATGTCTGTGCTGTTTTTGCTGCTCCTGTGAAGGAATTGAAAGAACCAGAGATGCTGAG GATTCTGAAGCTCGCTAGTGGAGTGAGAATACAAG ACGTTGTTGAAGGTCAAGGTCGGGAAGCCAGTGAAGGTGATCTCGTAGAGTTTAATTATGTATGCAGGCGGTCAAATGGATACTTTGTTCATAG CTCTGTTGATCAATTCAGTGGAGAGAGTTCTCCTGTCATACTTCCTCTGGATGATAAGCAG ATAATAAAAGGTTTGAAGGAGGTTTTGATTGGCATGAAGGTTGGAG GAAAGAGAAGAGCTTTGATTCCTCCTTCTGTAGGATATGTTAGCGAGACTTTACAACCGATTCCAGAAGAG TTTGGTCCTCGCCGGAGCCTTTTGTCTCATGCAAAGGAGCCTttagtttttgaagtccaacTTTTAAAAGTTCTCTGA
- the LOC140860894 gene encoding uncharacterized protein yields MTTAARPTWAPAKGGNEQGGTRIFGPSQKYSSRDIASHTTLKPRKDGQDTQDELQRRDLRDELEERERRHFSSKEDRERRKGGQLLLEGSKRDIEDRIVPRSVDADDADVEDQSDDESEDDDDDDGDDEEALLAELERLRREKAEQKEREERLQQEEELKAKEEQLLRGNPLLNNATSFSVKRRWDDDVVFKNQARGESKPAKRFINDTIRNDFHRKFLQRYMK; encoded by the exons ATGACGACCGCCGCTAGACCTACATGGGCACCCGCTAAAGGAGGAAACGAACAAGGGGGCACTAGGATTTTTGGACCATCTCAAAAGTACTCTTCGAGGGATATCGCTTCTCACACTACCTTAAAGCCTAG AAAGGACGGACAAGACACTCAGGATGAGCTGCAAAGAAGGGATCTCCGAGATGAATTGGAGGAGCGGGAGAGAAGGCATTTCTCATCTAAGG AGGATCGAGAACGTCGAAAGGGAGGTCAGCTACTTCTTGAAG GGTCCAAGAGAGACATCGAAGATCGTATTGTTCCGCGAAGTGTTGATGCTGATGAtgctgatgtggaagatcagtctGATGATGAAAG TGAGGATGATGACGACGACGACGGGGATGATGAAGAAGCACTTTTGGCCGAGCTCGAACGTTTGAGGAGAGAAAAGGCAGAGCAGAAAGAACGAGAA GAACGACTACAGCAAGAAGAGGAACTGAAAGCTAAAGAAGAGCAGTTGCTACGTGGAAATCCGTTGCTAAATAACGCGACTTCCTTTAGCGTGAAGAGAAG GTGGGATGATGATGTGGTTTTCAAGAACCAAGCTCGTGGTGAGTCTAAACCAGCGAAGCGCTTCATCAATGACACTATCCGGAATGACTTCCATCGAAAATTTCTTCAGAGGTACATGAAATAA
- the LOC140866562 gene encoding ABC transporter G family member 26 has translation METQIQNEIEDLSLAPPTMISMQNSAFTTQTCHRKNSSEIDIDEEMSSTRLERTIPIFLKFSGVQFKVKIQNPSSVNPVKAVVSKLSFRSKSEQDRYKHILKGITGSVGPGEILALMGPSGSGKTTLLKILGGRLRENVKGTVTYNDILYNPALKRRIGFVTQDDVLFPQLTVKETLVFAAFLRLPSTMSHHQKYQRVAMIVKQLGLDRCLGTRIGGGFVKGISGGERKRTSIGHEILVDPSLLLLDEPTSGLDSTSATKLLQMLQDLAKAGRTVIITIHQPSSRMFHMFDKVLLISEGYPIYYGKGRDSMQYFSSLTFTPEIAMNPSEFLLDLATGQVNDIKVPDELLASQGSQEYEKLVIRYLQLKYKVLLEPKEMEEIHRMPKAPERLQLAIQVKKDWTLTWCEQFRIIFKRTFKERWRDYFDHLRLLQAFGVAFLLGLLWWKSNTATEAQLRDQIGLLFYICIFWTSSSIFGAVYVFPFEKIYLVKERKADMYRLSVYYACSTLSDMLAHILYPTCFMSILYFMAGFKRTVECFSFTLAAILLIAVTSQGAGELFGAAVMSIKRAGMVASLVLMLFLLTGGYYVQHIPKFMRWLKHVSFMYYGFRLLLKVQYSGDQLYDCESRVGCRRLQSSPSFDTVNLDGGLQEVWILLGMALVYRFFAYICLRSKVDTYHI, from the exons ATGGAAACTCAGATACAAAACGAAATCGAAGATTTGTCACTTGCCCCTCCAACCATGATTTCCATGCAGAACTCGGCGTTCACCACTCAAACTTGTCATAGAAAAAATAGTTCAGAAATCGATATCGATGAAGAAATGTCGAGCACAAGACTAGAAAGGACCATCCCCATTTTTCTCAAG TTCTCAGGTGTTCAGTTTAAGGTAAAAATTCAGAATCCTTCTTCTGTTAATCCAGTCAAGGCTGTTGTGTCCAAGTTAAGCTTCCGTTCGAAAAGTGAACAAGATAGATACAAGCATATATTGAAAGGAATAACGGGAAGCGTTGGCCCCGGGGAGATCCTAGCTCTGATGGGGCCTTCTGGAAGTGGAAAAACTACTTTGTTAAAGATATTAGGCGGCAGACTGAGGGAAAATGTTAAAGGAACTGTTACTTACAATGATATCTTGTATAATCCAGCTCTAAAGAGGAG GATTGGTTTTGTGACACAAGATGATGTACTTTTCCCACAATTGACAGTGAAAGAAACATTGGTTTTTGCAGCTTTCTTGAGACTTCCTAGCACCATGAGTCATCATCAAAAGTACCAAAGAGTAGCGATGATTGTAAAGCAGTTAGGCCTTGATAG ATGTCTTGGTACAAGAATTGGTGGCGGTTTTGTTAAAGGGATATCTGGTGGAGAAAGGAAGCGAACCAGTATCGGGCATGAAATACTGGTAGATCCTTCATTGTTGTTGCTTGACGAACCAACTTCAGGCCTTGATTCAACTTCAGCTACAAAACTACTCCAAATGCTTCAAGATCTAGCAAAG GCAGGAAGGACAGTTATTATAACTATCCATCAACCTTCAAGCCGGATGTTTCACATGTTCGACAAGGTGTTGCTGATATCAGAAGGGTATCCGATCTACTATGGGAAGGGCAGAGATTCGATGCAGTATTTTTCATCGTTAACATTTACTCCTGAGATAGCAATGAACCCTTCAGAATTCTTGCTGGATTTAGCAACAGGACAAGTGAATGACATCAAGGTTCCAGATGAACTGTTGGCATCTCAGGGGAGTCAAGAATACGAAAAACTTGTTATAAGA TATCTGCAACTCAAGTACAAAGTTTTATTGGAGCCAAAAGAAATGGAAGAGATACATCGGATGCCAAAGGCTCCAGAGCGTCTTCAGTTAGCTATTCAAGTGAAGAAAGATTGGACCTTGACTTGGTGTGAACAGTTCAGGATAATATTCAAGAGAACATTTAAAGAGAGATGGagagattattttgatcatcttcgGCTACTTCAGGCATTTGGAGTGGCTTTTCTTCTAGGCCTTCTTTGGTGGAAATCCAATACTGCAACAGAGGCTCAACTCAGAGATCAG ATTGGTTTGCTGTTCTAcatctgtattttctggacttCTTCATCCATATTCGGGGCAGTTTACGTCTTCCCATTTGAGAAGATATATTTGGTGAAAGAAAGAAAGGCAGACATGTACAGATTGAGTGTTTACTATGCTTGCAGCACGTTAAGTGACATGTTAGCCCACATTCTGTATCCAACTTGCTTCATGTCCATTTTGTATTTCATGGCTGGATTCAAGAGAACAGTGGAATGCTTCTCCTTCACCTTAGCTGCAATACTACTGATAGCTGTAACCAGTCAA GGAGCAGGAGAACTATTTGGAGCTGCAGTAATGAGCATCAAAAGGGCAGGGATGGTTGCTTCCCTTGTATTAATGTTGTTTCTTCTCACAGGTGGCTATTATGTTCAG CACATACCGAAATTCATGCGATGGCTCAAGCACGTGTCTTTCATGTACTACGGCTTCAGGCTGCTGCTGAAGGTGCAGTACTCGGGGGATCAGTTGTACGATTGCGAAAGCAGGGTCGGTTGCCGAAGATTGCAGAGTTCGCCGTCATTTGACACGGTGAACTTGGATGGCGGATTacaagaagtttggattttGTTGGGGATGGCACTGGTTTACAGGTTCTTTGCTTACATTTGCTTGCGAAGCAAAGTAGATACGTACCACATTTGA
- the LOC140864713 gene encoding oligopeptide transporter 1-like, producing the protein MAGVDGGTLPQGDESPKKHHTNLQVTDADEDYCPIEQVRLTVPATDDPTAPALTFRTWFLGLIACVLLAFVNQFFGYRQNQLYISAVTAQIVTLPMGKFMARVLPTRTFHVPMTKWSFSLNPGPFHLKEHVLITIFASCGSSGVYAVGIITIVKAFYHRQLHPFAAWLLVQTTQMLGYGWAGLFRKILVDSPFMWWPENMIAVSLFRALHEKEKRPKGGLSKQQYFLAVFVASFAYYIIPAYFFPSISAISIVCLIWTNSIRAQQIGSGLHGLGIGSFSLDWSAIVSFLGNPISAPGFAIINTLVGFFLVMYVMTPLIYWFNAYDAQKFPIFSSHTFDHSGKPYNISRVLNPLTFDLDMGGYQSYSKLYLSVFFAFTYGLGFASLAATISHVGLFHGKTIWSMWSKAKDNLHGKVDVHTRLMKQNYEQVPNWWFYAILASVFCLSLYACEGFNKQLQLPWWGLIGACGMAFFFTLPVGIIQATTNQQIGLNIITEMVIGYLYPGRPLANVAFKTYGYISMTQALGFLSDFKLGHYMKIPPKSMFIVQLAGTVVASCVCFNTSWWLLTSIEHICDPSLLPDGSPWTCPGDDVFYNASIIWGVIGPLRMFTSHGVYGAMNWWFVAGALAPVPIYLLTLKFPEKKWIRLINAPLILGATMSMPPARAVNYIMWGIAGIFFNIYIFRVHKKWWARHAYILAAALNAGIAFMGVLLFFTLQSYDVNGPEWWGLDADDHCPLASCPTAPGVVAKGCPVH; encoded by the exons ATGGCCGGCGTCGACGGTGGCACGCTCCCTCAAGGCGACGAATCACCCAAGAAGCATCACACAAATCTTCAAGTGACTG ATGCAGATGAAGATTACTGCCCAATTGAGCAAGTGAGGCTGACAGTACCGGCAACCGATGATCCGACAGCGCCGGCACTGACATTCAGGACATGGTTTCTTGGCCTAATCGCATGTGTACTGCTGGCCTTTGTAAACCAGTTCTTTGGTTATAGACAGAACCAACTCTACATTTCTGCAGTAACTGCACAGATTGTCACTCTCCCGATGGGAAAGTTCATGGCAAGAGTGCTGCCTACAAGGACTTTTCATGTGCCGATGACAAAATGGTCGTTTTCTTTGAACCCAGGGCCTTTCCATCTTAAAGAGCATGTCTTGATCACTATATTCGCGAGTTGCGGTTCGTCTGGTGTTTATGCTGTCGGTATCATTACCATTGTTAAGGCCTTTTACCACCGTCAGCTCCATCCATTCGCCGCATGGCTTTTGGTCCAAACCACGCAG ATGCTTGGATATGGCTGGGCTGGATTGTTTAGGAAGATTTTGGTGGACTCCCCTTTCATGTGGTGGCCTGAAAACATGATTGCTGTGTCTTTATTCAG AGCACtgcatgaaaaagaaaaaagaccAAAGGGAGGTCTTTCGAAGCAACAATATTTTCTTGCGGTCTTTGTGGCGAGCTTTGCGTACTACATAATCCCAGCCTATTTCTTCCCTTCAATTTCTGCCATCTCTATTGTGTGTTTGATTTGGACGAATTCCATACGGGCTCAACAAATCGGCTCTGGTTTGCACGGTCTGGGAATCGGCTCCTTCTCCTTGGATTGGTCTGCAATTGTGAGCTTCTTAGGCAATCCCATCTCGGCTCCTGGATTCGCCATCATCAACACCCTTGTTGGATTTTTCTTGGTTATGTATGTCATGACCCCATTGATATATTGGTTTAATGCTTATGACGCCCAAAAATTCCCAATCTTTTCTTCACACACCTTTGATCACTCCGGGAAGCCTTATAACATCTCTCGCGTGCTCAATCCCCTGACTTTTGACCTCGACATGGGTGGCTATCAAAGTTACAGCAAACTGTATCTTAGTGTTTTCTTTGCCTTCACTTATGGCCTCGGCTTTGCGAGTCTGGCAGCTACCATATCACATGTTGGACTCTTCCATGGAAA AACGATTTGGTCGATGTGGTCAAAGGCGAAGGACAACCTGCACGGGAAAGTGGATGTGCACACGAGGTTGATGAAGCAGAACTACGAACAAGTACCGAACTGGTGGTTCTATGCCATTTTGGCTTCAGTATTTTGCCTTAGTCTGTATGCTTGTGAAGGTTTTAACAAGCAGCTCCAACTCCCATGGTGGGGGCTGATAGGGGCCTGTGGAATGGCTTTCTTCTTCACTTTGCCGGTCGGAATCATACAAGCCACAACAAATCAG CAAATTGGGCTAAATATTATAACTGAGATGGTTATCGGTTATCTCTACCCTGGAAGACCTCTGGCAAATGTTGCATTCAAGACTTACGGCTACATTAGCATGACACAAGCACTTGGGTTCTTGAGTGATTTCAAGCTAGGCCATTACATGAAAATTCCTCCAAAATCCATGTTCATCGTTcag TTGGCAGGAACCGTAGTTGCATCATGCGTGTGCTTCAACACATCTTGGTGGCTCCTGACGTCGATCGAGCACATCTGCGACCCTTCTCTGCTTCCAGACGGTAGCCCGTGGACTTGCCCTGGCGACGACGTGTTCTACAACGCTTCCATCATATGGGGAGTCATCGGACCCCTCCGAATGTTCACTAGCCACGGAGTTTACGGAGCAATGAACTGGTGGTTCGTAGCCGGTGCACTAGCACCCGTGCCAATCTACCTGTTGACGCTGAAATTCCCCGAGAAGAAGTGGATCAGGCTAATCAACGCTCCCCTCATCTTGGGAGCTACGATGAGTATGCCGCCCGCGAGGGCGGTGAACTACATCATGTGGGGTATTGCTGGAATCTTCTTCAACATATACATCTTCAGGGTGCACAAGAAATGGTGGGCTAGGCATGCATACATCTTGGCTGCTGCTCTGAATGCCGGGATCGCATTCATGGGCGTGTTGCTGTTCTTTACGCTGCAGTCGTACGACGTTAATGGGCCGGAATGGTGGGGACTTGACGCCGATGATCACTGTCCGTTGGCCTCATGCCCCACTGCTCCTGGTGTCGTCGCTAAAGGATGTCCTGTTCATTAA
- the LOC140863765 gene encoding uncharacterized protein — protein MDAGLGHTLHPGPIDDSVLTLQDHHRSTDIWNGQDFEPLTCRRCDGHFWRLGALDPCVQQMMLKAGFYGVCMAGRIRLDHALITALVERWRPETHTFHLPVGETTVTLQDISVLWGLPVDGEPITGVDTNRSMDEWQDICNELLGFRPPPEDFDRGRLKIRCLQERFKTLPDGASEDIVKFYARAYILQLLGGQLLSDMSNNKVKLMYLPLLRDFESAGRLSWGSAVLACLYRALCRATKPETSDICGPLVLLQIWAWERVPFVRPGRIAPREHTSPDRVSGEYPLPAAPYGSRWNVGFKLESVGTHVLVLYRDQLDNMKDDQFVWEPYPVDVLASLPDYCLFGRRIWQTVSPLICFDVVEFHHPDRVLRQFGQRQTIPAVCDTIPDIHLTDRRGRQNYDWAQHHRQFVDMWTDRCARIVSAPPIESPMDQSDPYMIWYRQITRLLIGNPASRPNTGYQGVGGAMEAMAQSLQKIYHRASDAMHQGHEALGEHVLKEIQDICEYSLRVAHEDHRLNVRPDFCAPSPAATPFIPPKGQRGRPKKRGGYAGGLLAESRKRCLNMPGMFSTSLAMSHSPLSSNLELPETPQTWDSSLSAPEYMDVTDHSVMKLDPEATETTNPIFEALVKIQGICSVALRMSNGNQAILSTQDMILVGPKTKRCKPRRRGGMSGSFGGVSAGANSYYPYTSGPSSPTPSVSLGPDGSPSLPHDISGQDVEPLVTPFSSYSPLPELQDNLQSEMIELDTITGSREASPSSVHTSMLDLPCVPPVNENPILPTGTEANFLGDIGPLPTESADTTAQNTGEEKNRGGMEVLPSNADHAVSEDIQTPVQLDHGDPANCGETPPAPPIDHNASQHPLQEPNLSPVHPDCDEVETEVNDPDYCSMSKPHVLVPPDPEIPIPSGSTTPAKEDSRPSILHGDTNIPEPPSPKHQNPALHMVSDEVVTGAGGKRKGHAADDSSQTLETVVSSPDPSAIGKSALKPSLESEFQVTHAEPFSVKEDGQKTYKRQRRSAPKHRQ, from the exons ATGGATGCTGGACTTGGTCACACATTGCATCCTGGACCCATTGATGACTCTGTGCTTACCTTACAAGATCATCACCGATCTACAGATATATGGAATGGTCAAGACTTTGAGCCTTTGACATGTAGGAGATGTGATGGACACTTTTGGCGCTTGGGTGCCTTGGACCCTTGTGTGCAGCAAATGATGCTGAAAGCAGGTTTTTATGGAGTTTGCATGGCTGGTCGTATAAGGCTGGATCATGCTTTGATCACTGCACTGGTTGAGAGATGGCGACCAGAAACACATACCTTCCATTTACCGGTTGGTGAGACTACCGTCACACTGCAGGACATTTCTGTGTTATGGGGTCTCCCAGTGGATGGTGAACCTATTACAGGTGTAGATACCAATCGGTCAATGGATGAGTGGCAGGACATTTGTAATGAGCTATTGGGATTTAGACCACCTCCGGAGGACTTTGATCGTGGTCGTCTTAAGATTCGATGCTTGCAAGAGAGATTTAAAACACTGCCTGATGGTGCATCAGAGGATATTGTGAAGTTTTATGCTAGAGCATACATTTTGCAGTTGCTCGGAGGACAGTTGTTGTCAGACATGTCCAATAATAAGGTCAAGTTGATGTACTTGCCACTCCTAAGGGATTTTGAATCAGCTGGTAGGCTAAGCTGGGGTAGCGCTGTCCTTGCTTGTCTTTACCGTGCTTTGTGCCGGGCAACCAAACCTGAGACATCAGATATATGTGGTCCACTTGTACTTCTGCAG ATATGGGCGTGGGAGAGAGTGCCTTTTGTCCGTCCTGGGAGAATAGCACCACGAGAGCATACATCACCTGACAGGGTTTCAGGAGAGTACCCTTTGCCTGCAGCCCCCTATGGTTCTAG GTGGAATGTTGGTTTCAAGCTCGAAAGCGTTGGCACACATGTACTAGTCTTATATAGAGACCAGCTAGACAATATGAAGGATGACCAG TTTGTATGGGAACCATATCCTGTCGATGTATTGGCCAGTCTCCCAGATTATTGCCTATTTGGAAGAAGAATTTGGCAGACAGTGTCTCCTCTCATTTGTTTCGATGTGGTTGAGTTCCACCATCCCGACCGTGTCTTGCGTCAGTTTGGCCAGCGACAAACCATACCTGCAGTTTGTGACACAATCCCCGACATCCATTTGACTGATCGTCGTGGGAGACAGAATTATGATTGGGCCCAACATCACAGGCAATTCGTTGATATGTGGACAGACCGCTGTGCTCGAATTGTATCCGCGCCTCCCATTGAGTCTCCTATGGATCAGAGTGATCCATACATGATATGGTACAGGCAAATTACTCGGTTGTTGATTGGTAATCCTGCTTCTCGACCAAATACAGGATACCAGGGCGTTGGAGGAGCAATGGAGGCAATG GCACAGAGCTTGCAAAAAATATACCATCGTGCCAGTGATGCCATGCACCAAGGCCATGAAGCCTTGGGGGAACATGTCCTTAAGGAAATCCAGGATATATGTGAATATTCTCTGAGGGTAGCTCATGAGGATCATCGTCTCAATGTTCGCCCGGATTTTTGTGCACCATCTCCAGCTGCAACCCCATTTATTCCACCTAAAGGACAGAGAGGCAGGCCCAAAAAAAGGGGTGGGTATGCTGGTGGATTATTGGCTGAGAGCCGTAAAAGATGTTTAAACATGCCAGGAATGTTTTCTACCTCTCTGGCCATGTCACATTCTCCTCTATCCTCAAATCTTGAACTCCCAGAGACACCTCAGACATGGGATTCTTCCCTGAGTGCACCTGAATACATGGATGTAACAGATCATAGTGTAATGAAATTGGATCCTGAAGCTACAG AAACCACAAATCCAATATTCGAGGCCCTCGTCAAGATTCAAGGTATTTGTTCTGTTGCTTTGAGAATGAGTAATGGAAACCAGGCCATACTATCAACGCAGGATATGATTCTGGTTGGCCCAAAGACGAAACGTTGCAAGCCAAGGAGGAGAGGTGGAATGAGTGGATCTTTCGGTGGTGTAAGTGCAGGGGCCAATTCGTATTATCCATACACCTCTGGACCGTCATCCCCAACACCGTCTGTTTCATTGGGACCTGATGGTTCTCCTTCCCTCCCCCATGATATATCTGGACAGGATGTTGAACCATTGGTTACACCCTTCTCAAGCTACTCCCCATTGCCAGAACTACAAGACAACTTGCAGTCCGAGATGATAGAGTTGGATACTATAACTGGAAGTAGAGAAGCTTCACCATCATCTGTCCACACATCTATGCTAGATCTTCCGTGTGTTCCACCCGTCaatgaaaatccaattcttCCAACGGGTACAGAAGCCAATTTTTTGGGGGATATTGGGCCATTGCCAACAGAATCTGCAGACACTACAGCACAGAACACGGGAGAAGAAAAGAACAGAGGAGGGATGGAAGTTTTGCCATCCAATGCTGACCATGCTGTATCAGAAGATATACAGACTCCAGTACAGCTAGATCATGGTGACCCTGCCAACTGCGGTGAAACTCCTCCCGCTCCTCCGATTGACCACAATGCCAGTCAGCATCCATTGCAGGAGCCTAATTTGTCACCTGTCCACCCAGACTGCGATGAGGTGGAGACTGAGGTTAATGACCCTGATTACTGTTCTATGTCTAAGCCACATGTGTTGGTGCCCCCTGATCCTGAGATTCCAATACCGTCAGGCTCTACTACCCCTGCAAAGGAAGACTCGAGGCCCTCCATTCTGCATGGTGATACAAATATTCCTGAACCGCCTTCACCAAAGCATCAAAATCCAGCGTTACATATGGTTTCTGATGAAGTGGTAACTGGTGCTGGAGGTAAAAGGAAAGGGCATGCCGCTGATGATTCGAGTCAAACACTTGAAACAGTTGTGAGTTCACCTGATCCCAGTGCTATAGGTAAATCAGCTTTGAAACCTTCACTTGAGAGCGAGTTCCAAGTTACCCATGCAGAACCATTCTCAGTCAAAGAGGATGGCCAGAAGACGTACAAGAGACAAAGGCGTTCTGCACCAAAGCACCGGCAGTAG